Proteins co-encoded in one Burkholderia ambifaria AMMD genomic window:
- a CDS encoding MFS transporter → METSLDTGAGNAAAAQPSAPPAARTVYPVLGAISFSHMLNDMIQSLILAIYPMLKSQFALSFAQIGLITLTYQITASLLQPLVGLYTDKRPKPYSLPVGMGFTLAGLLLMSAAQSFPTLLVAAALVGCGSSVFHPESSRVARMASGGQHGLAQSLFQVGGNAGSALGPLLAALVIIPHGQHSIAWFSAAALVAMVVLTQIGHWYKKHPSMKKKAAAAGHPTLSPRRVLAAIGVLVLLLFSKYFYLASINSYFTFYLIDKFHLSVQAAQIHLFVFLAAVAAGTLIGGPVGDRIGRKYVIWVSILGVAPFTLLLPYANLFWTSVLSVIIGIVLASAFAAILVYATELMPGKVGMVAGLFFGFAFGLGGVGAAVLGQLADATSVTFVYKVCSFLPLIGVLTVFLPNLESARRKKA, encoded by the coding sequence ATGGAAACCAGCCTCGATACGGGTGCCGGCAACGCCGCCGCAGCCCAGCCGTCTGCTCCACCCGCCGCGCGCACCGTCTACCCGGTGCTCGGCGCGATCAGCTTCTCGCACATGCTCAACGACATGATCCAGTCGTTGATCCTCGCGATCTATCCGATGCTCAAGAGCCAGTTCGCGCTGTCGTTCGCGCAGATCGGCCTGATCACGCTGACCTACCAGATCACCGCGTCGCTGCTGCAGCCGCTCGTCGGGCTCTATACGGACAAGCGGCCGAAGCCCTATTCGCTGCCGGTCGGGATGGGCTTCACGCTCGCGGGGCTGCTGCTGATGTCGGCCGCGCAGAGCTTCCCGACGCTGCTGGTGGCGGCGGCCCTGGTCGGCTGCGGCTCGTCGGTGTTCCATCCGGAATCGTCGCGGGTCGCGCGGATGGCGTCGGGGGGCCAACACGGGCTCGCGCAGTCGCTGTTCCAGGTCGGCGGCAACGCCGGCTCGGCGCTCGGGCCGCTGCTCGCCGCGCTGGTGATCATTCCGCACGGCCAGCACAGCATCGCGTGGTTCTCGGCGGCCGCGCTCGTCGCGATGGTCGTGCTCACGCAGATCGGCCACTGGTACAAGAAGCATCCGTCGATGAAGAAGAAGGCCGCGGCGGCCGGCCATCCGACGCTGTCGCCGCGCCGCGTGCTCGCCGCGATCGGCGTGCTGGTGCTGCTGCTGTTCTCGAAGTACTTCTACCTCGCGAGCATCAACAGCTATTTCACGTTCTATCTGATCGACAAGTTCCACCTGTCGGTGCAGGCCGCGCAGATCCATCTGTTCGTGTTCCTCGCGGCCGTGGCGGCCGGCACGCTGATCGGCGGGCCGGTCGGCGACCGGATCGGCCGCAAGTACGTGATCTGGGTGTCGATTCTCGGCGTCGCGCCGTTCACGCTGCTGCTGCCGTATGCGAACCTGTTCTGGACGAGCGTGCTGAGCGTGATCATCGGCATCGTGCTGGCGTCGGCGTTCGCCGCGATCCTCGTCTATGCGACGGAACTGATGCCCGGCAAGGTCGGGATGGTCGCGGGCCTGTTCTTCGGCTTCGCGTTCGGCCTGGGCGGCGTGGGCGCCGCCGTGCTCGGCCAGCTCGCGGACGCGACGAGCGTCACGTTCGTCTACAAGGTGTGCTCGTTCCTGCCGCTGATCGGCGTGCTGACGGTGTTCCTGCCGAACCTCGAAAGCGCGCGCCGCAAGAAGGCGTGA